One genomic segment of Natrononativus amylolyticus includes these proteins:
- a CDS encoding 50S ribosomal protein L11, which yields MAGTIEVLVPGGQANPGPPLGPELGPTPVDVQAVVNDINEQTAAFDGTEVPVTVDYEDDGSYSIDVGVPPTAALVKDEAGFDTGSGEPQKDFVADLSIDQVKKIAEQKKPDLLAYDTKNAAKEVVGTCASMGVTIEGVDAREFKAKVDDGEYDDALAE from the coding sequence ATGGCTGGAACCATCGAAGTGCTCGTCCCGGGCGGGCAGGCCAATCCTGGCCCGCCGCTCGGCCCCGAGCTCGGACCGACGCCCGTCGACGTGCAGGCGGTCGTCAACGACATCAACGAACAGACCGCCGCGTTCGACGGCACCGAAGTACCGGTCACCGTCGACTACGAGGACGACGGCTCCTACAGCATCGACGTCGGTGTTCCGCCGACGGCCGCGCTCGTCAAGGACGAGGCCGGTTTCGACACCGGGAGCGGCGAGCCCCAGAAGGACTTCGTCGCCGACCTCTCGATCGACCAGGTCAAGAAGATCGCCGAACAGAAGAAGCCGGACCTGCTCGCCTACGACACGAAGAACGCGGCCAAGGAAGTCGTCGGCACCTGCGCCTCGATGGGCGTCACCATCGAGGGCGTCGACGCCCGCGAGTTCAAGGCGAAAGTCGACGACGGCGAGTACGACGACGCCCTCGCCGAGTAA
- the cutA gene encoding divalent-cation tolerance protein CutA, which translates to MPTVYITTPPEAAETLVETLLEERLAACVNRLPTKSTYRWEGEIHRDEEALLLAKTTAEAYPDLVDRVREIHPHDVPCIERFDEDHVLEPFAEWRDTSVR; encoded by the coding sequence ATGCCGACTGTGTACATCACGACCCCGCCGGAGGCAGCCGAGACGCTGGTCGAGACGCTTCTCGAGGAACGACTCGCCGCCTGCGTCAATCGGCTTCCAACGAAATCGACGTACCGGTGGGAGGGCGAGATCCACCGCGACGAGGAGGCGCTCCTCCTGGCGAAGACGACCGCCGAGGCGTACCCCGACCTGGTCGACCGGGTCCGGGAGATCCACCCGCACGACGTCCCGTGCATCGAGCGCTTCGACGAGGACCACGTCCTCGAGCCGTTCGCCGAGTGGCGGGACACGAGCGTTCGGTAG
- a CDS encoding orc1/cdc6 family replication initiation protein: MPLFDRDTSIFSDEDVLREDYQPESIQERDEEIDAYMATLQPVINGAQPRNLFLYGKAGVGKTAVTRYLLSHLERDVDAYDDVELTVVWLNCNNLSSSYQVAANLVNELRPPGRQISTTGYPRQTIFDMLYDELESIGGTVLIVLDEIDHIGNDDGILYELPRARANGYLSDVKPGIIGISNDLSFHDSLSPKVKDTLCEEEVHFPPYTAGELQAILEQRAGNALYDAAYGDNVLSLCAALAAQDTGSARQALDLLYKAGDITRSEDETTITETHVRDAQQALERGQIRQGMMELTRHGHLSLAAALSLAIEEETPARVREIYPQYSEIAERFGTKPLVRRRMHDHLADLAMQGILKRYTRNHGRSGGQYYEYDLDVTLELALDVVDGLDDVDLSVDAVRTAKRRGLH, encoded by the coding sequence ATGCCGCTCTTCGATCGGGACACGTCGATCTTCTCCGACGAGGACGTCCTGCGGGAGGACTACCAGCCGGAGTCCATCCAGGAGCGAGACGAGGAGATCGACGCCTACATGGCGACCCTCCAGCCCGTGATCAACGGCGCACAGCCGCGAAATCTCTTTTTATACGGCAAGGCGGGCGTCGGAAAGACCGCCGTAACGCGCTATCTCCTCTCGCACCTCGAGCGCGACGTCGACGCCTACGACGACGTCGAGCTCACGGTCGTCTGGCTGAACTGCAACAACCTCTCATCGTCGTACCAGGTCGCGGCCAACCTCGTCAACGAACTCCGCCCGCCGGGACGGCAGATCAGCACCACCGGCTACCCCCGGCAGACGATCTTCGACATGCTGTACGACGAACTCGAGTCGATCGGCGGCACGGTCCTCATCGTCCTGGACGAGATCGATCACATCGGCAACGACGACGGCATCCTCTACGAACTCCCGCGGGCGCGAGCGAACGGCTACCTCTCGGACGTCAAACCCGGGATCATCGGCATCAGCAACGACCTCAGCTTCCACGACAGCCTCTCGCCGAAGGTCAAAGACACCCTCTGCGAGGAGGAAGTTCACTTCCCGCCGTACACCGCCGGGGAGCTACAGGCGATCCTCGAGCAGCGCGCCGGGAACGCGCTATACGACGCCGCCTACGGCGATAACGTCCTCTCGCTGTGTGCCGCGCTCGCCGCCCAGGACACCGGCAGCGCGCGTCAGGCGCTCGATCTGCTCTACAAAGCGGGCGACATCACCCGCTCGGAGGACGAGACGACGATCACCGAAACGCACGTTCGAGACGCCCAGCAGGCCCTCGAGCGCGGCCAGATCAGACAGGGGATGATGGAGCTCACCCGCCACGGCCACCTCTCGCTCGCCGCCGCACTCAGCCTCGCGATCGAAGAGGAGACGCCGGCTCGAGTCCGCGAAATCTACCCTCAGTACTCCGAGATCGCAGAGCGGTTCGGAACGAAACCGCTCGTCCGCCGGCGAATGCACGACCACCTCGCCGACCTCGCGATGCAAGGCATTCTGAAGCGGTACACGAGAAACCACGGTCGTTCGGGTGGTCAGTACTACGAGTACGACCTCGACGTCACCCTCGAACTCGCACTCGACGTCGTCGACGGCCTCGACGACGTGGATCTCTCGGTCGACGCGGTTCGGACCGCGAAGCGCCGCGGTCTCCACTGA
- a CDS encoding HEWD family protein, with the protein MSVRLHKPTTRVCERCGRTERWDEQLDAWQIAREDDRKLTGNAHCIHEWDINGTFNPIDGS; encoded by the coding sequence ATGAGTGTACGACTTCACAAGCCGACTACCCGCGTCTGCGAGCGATGCGGCCGAACCGAACGCTGGGACGAGCAACTCGACGCCTGGCAGATCGCTCGAGAGGACGATCGGAAGCTAACCGGAAACGCCCACTGTATCCACGAGTGGGACATCAACGGCACGTTCAACCCGATCGACGGCTCCTGA
- a CDS encoding phosphoenolpyruvate carboxykinase (ATP): MSETGTEPPSPVRRLPDPARAPNVRHNPSLAELRELATPDETKTEFGSPSYVSEFRSRSADLTKNDIDDEFGPDDYAIVDRAVDTASEREMLCMDRLMGRHPDATFCCRLFVPVEYARIALAWANLFEPTDGREPDLYTIQLPDHDETAIRVLPDDGFTAVLGSDYTGEAKKSFLRLFMYRVKQLGGLGLHAGSKRVRVRDGDGEMRIVGQLFMGLSATGKSTLTSHGCWLEEPEDAVMLQDDVCALLPDGSVAGSEGQGLFIKTIGLSEDEQPGLYRAATADSAILENVDVDADGSVDFDSDRYTANSRAIVQRDELESADPEIDLDRVDQVFFITRNPLMPPVAKLDEEQAAVAFMLGESIETSAGDPERAGESIRVVGTNPFIVGPQGEEGNAFRDLIAALDVDCYVINTGYLGDESNDVGVRESVTILTEAARGTIEWTRDERTGLTIPASVPGIDIDQYAVPDHVDDYDNAAATLRRERREYLESFDRLDPEIRDAVY; encoded by the coding sequence ATGTCCGAAACCGGGACGGAGCCCCCCTCACCGGTCCGCCGGCTTCCCGATCCAGCGCGCGCACCGAACGTCCGTCACAATCCGTCGCTCGCGGAGTTGCGCGAACTCGCGACGCCCGACGAGACGAAGACCGAGTTCGGGTCGCCGTCGTACGTCAGCGAGTTCCGCTCGCGCAGCGCGGATCTGACGAAAAACGACATCGACGACGAGTTCGGTCCCGACGATTACGCAATCGTCGACCGGGCCGTCGACACGGCGTCCGAGCGCGAGATGCTCTGTATGGACCGCCTGATGGGCCGCCACCCCGATGCGACGTTCTGCTGTCGGCTGTTCGTTCCCGTCGAGTACGCCCGGATCGCCCTCGCCTGGGCGAACCTGTTCGAACCGACCGACGGGCGAGAGCCCGACCTGTACACGATCCAGCTCCCCGATCACGACGAGACCGCGATTCGCGTCCTCCCCGACGACGGGTTCACGGCCGTCCTCGGCAGCGACTACACCGGCGAGGCGAAGAAGTCCTTCCTCAGGCTGTTCATGTACCGGGTGAAGCAACTCGGCGGGCTCGGCCTGCACGCCGGCAGCAAGCGCGTTCGCGTCCGAGACGGCGACGGCGAGATGCGAATCGTCGGCCAGCTGTTCATGGGGCTCTCGGCGACCGGGAAATCGACGCTTACCTCACACGGCTGCTGGCTCGAGGAGCCCGAAGACGCGGTCATGCTGCAGGACGACGTCTGCGCGCTGTTGCCCGACGGCTCCGTCGCCGGCAGCGAGGGGCAGGGACTGTTCATCAAGACCATCGGCCTCTCCGAGGACGAACAGCCCGGCCTCTACCGCGCGGCGACCGCCGACTCCGCGATCCTCGAGAACGTCGACGTCGACGCCGACGGCTCGGTCGACTTCGATTCGGATCGGTACACCGCGAACTCGCGGGCGATCGTCCAGCGCGACGAACTCGAGAGCGCCGATCCCGAGATCGACCTCGATCGGGTCGATCAGGTGTTTTTCATCACGCGGAACCCGCTGATGCCGCCGGTCGCGAAACTCGACGAGGAGCAGGCGGCGGTCGCGTTCATGCTCGGCGAGTCGATCGAGACGAGCGCCGGCGACCCGGAGCGCGCCGGCGAGTCGATCCGCGTCGTCGGCACGAACCCGTTCATCGTCGGCCCGCAGGGTGAGGAGGGGAACGCCTTCCGCGATCTCATCGCGGCGCTCGACGTCGACTGCTACGTCATCAATACCGGCTACCTCGGCGACGAGTCGAATGACGTCGGCGTCAGGGAGTCCGTGACGATCCTCACGGAGGCCGCTCGCGGCACCATCGAGTGGACACGCGACGAACGAACCGGGCTGACGATTCCCGCGAGCGTTCCGGGAATCGACATCGACCAGTACGCCGTCCCCGACCACGTCGACGACTACGACAATGCCGCCGCGACACTCCGGCGCGAGCGACGGGAGTACCTCGAGTCGTTCGACCGGCTCGATCCCGAGATCAGGGACGCGGTGTACTGA
- a CDS encoding EthD domain-containing protein — MIKFVNVLVRREGLSHEEFVERWTGDHAELASELPGLRRYTTSVPTDPEQSSHDGIVELYFDDMGALGAAFESDAGQAVQDDAAEFVDMERSERLIVEETVQLDETV, encoded by the coding sequence ATGATCAAGTTCGTCAACGTGCTGGTTCGCAGGGAGGGGCTGAGCCACGAGGAGTTCGTCGAGCGCTGGACGGGCGATCACGCCGAACTGGCTTCGGAACTTCCGGGACTCCGAAGGTACACGACGTCGGTTCCGACCGATCCCGAACAGTCGAGTCACGACGGGATCGTCGAGCTGTACTTCGACGACATGGGCGCTCTCGGCGCCGCATTCGAGTCCGACGCCGGCCAGGCCGTCCAGGACGACGCCGCCGAGTTCGTGGACATGGAACGCAGCGAACGGCTGATCGTCGAGGAGACGGTTCAGCTCGACGAGACAGTATGA